The nucleotide sequence GAGTGGCTCGTTCGCGTGCGGCTTCAACGGCCAGGGCCAGCAAATTACTGCGCATGTCCATGCCTCCCTCCTCACGGCAGGCAACAGTCAGAGCCGCCAGGGTACCTTCTACCCTTGTTTGGTTTCGGGTGCTTTTTATTTCATTCAGCCTGATAATCTGCGACTCACGGACGGCTTTATTATCAATGTCCAGTACGTCAATGTCCTGTTGGCTATCAGTCTGATACTTATTGACGCCCACGATGATTTGCTTTCCCGAATCGATGCGGGCCTGTTTGCGGGCCGCAGCTTCTTCGATGCGCATTTTGGGAAGTCCGGTTTCGATGGCTTTCGCCATGCCTCCCAGACTTTCCACTTCTTCGATCAGGGCCCAGGCTTTTTCAATTAATTCGTGAGTAAGGTACTCCAGATAGTAAGAGCCTCCCCACGGGTCCACAGCATGACAAATATCGGTTTCGTATTGTAGAAAAAGCTGTGTGTTCCGGGCAATCCGGGCCGAAAAGTCGGTAGGTAAGGCCATCGCCTCATCCAGTGAATTGGTGTGCAACGACTGCGTGTGGCCCAGCACCGCCGCTGTAGCCTCAATCACCGTACGAGCTATGTTGTTAAATGGGTCCTGCTCAGTTAGGCTGTATCCACTCGTCTGGCAGTGTGTCCGCAGTGCCATGGATTTGTCATCTTTGGCACCGAGTTTTTTTACAATTTTGGCCCAAAGTACCCTTCCCGCCCGCAGTTTGGCTATTTCCATGAAATGGTTCATCCCGATGCCCCAGAAGAATGAAATCCGCGGCGCGAAACCATCGATGTCCAACCCTGCCCCCAACCCGGTGCGCAGGTACTCCCAGCCATCGGCCAGGGTGTAGGCAAGCTCCAGATGGGCGGGAGCACCCGCCTCGTGCATGTGGTAACCACTGATACTGATGGAGTTAAATCTGGGCATGTGCTGCGCCGTGTACGCAAATATATCCCCGATGATCCGCATGGAGGGCGCGGGCGGGTAGATGTAGGTATTGCGCACCATGAATTCTTTCAGAATATCATTCTGAATAGTACCCGAAAGTTTTTCCAAAGGTACCCCCTGTTCCTGGGCGGCCACGATGAAAAATGCCATCACCGGAATCACCGCCCCGTTCATGGTCATGGATACCGACATCTGGTCGAGCGGAATCTGGTCGAACAGGATTTTCATATCCTCCACCGAATCAATGGCCACCCCCGCTTTACCCACATCGCCCACCACGCGCGGATGATCCGAATCGTAGCCTCGATGCGTCGCCAGATCGAAGGCCACGGAAAGGCCTTTTTGCCCGGCGGCCAGGTTACGGCGGTAGAAAGCATTGGATTCTTCGGCGGTCGAGAAGCCCGCATACTGCCGGATGGTCCAGGGCCGCTGTACGTACATGCTGGCGTAGGGCCCACGCAGGTAGGGAGGTACCCCGGCTCCAAAATCCAAATGCCCGGCATCGGTCAAATCTTCCGCTCCGTAGTTGGCTTTCAGTTTGATACCTTCCGAAGTCGGATACGGTTTAGTAGAATCGGCACCCTGGCTCCGCTTCAGTTCAGGATTAGTTATTTTCTCAAAGTTCGGCTTCATA is from Salmonirosea aquatica and encodes:
- the scpA gene encoding methylmalonyl-CoA mutase — protein: MKPNFEKITNPELKRSQGADSTKPYPTSEGIKLKANYGAEDLTDAGHLDFGAGVPPYLRGPYASMYVQRPWTIRQYAGFSTAEESNAFYRRNLAAGQKGLSVAFDLATHRGYDSDHPRVVGDVGKAGVAIDSVEDMKILFDQIPLDQMSVSMTMNGAVIPVMAFFIVAAQEQGVPLEKLSGTIQNDILKEFMVRNTYIYPPAPSMRIIGDIFAYTAQHMPRFNSISISGYHMHEAGAPAHLELAYTLADGWEYLRTGLGAGLDIDGFAPRISFFWGIGMNHFMEIAKLRAGRVLWAKIVKKLGAKDDKSMALRTHCQTSGYSLTEQDPFNNIARTVIEATAAVLGHTQSLHTNSLDEAMALPTDFSARIARNTQLFLQYETDICHAVDPWGGSYYLEYLTHELIEKAWALIEEVESLGGMAKAIETGLPKMRIEEAAARKQARIDSGKQIIVGVNKYQTDSQQDIDVLDIDNKAVRESQIIRLNEIKSTRNQTRVEGTLAALTVACREEGGMDMRSNLLALAVEAARERATLGEISDAMEQVFGRYKATIRSISGVYKSEVSDDENFKLAREMADRFAELDGRRPRILVAKMGQDGHDRGAKVIATSFADLGFDVDVGPLFQTPEEVARQAIENDVHVVGASSLAAGHKTLVPQLIEELRKLGREDIMVIAGGVIPAQDYQFLHQAGVKGIFGPGTVISIAAQKILSDLMGEGN